CGGATGCCACTACCCGATAACCAAGAGATATGAGAACTTATCTCAGTTTCAGACCACGCGCCTGGCAATGGCTGGATGTGGCTGGTGGGCCCACTTATTCAGGGGGGGGATTTGCCAGGCGCTGTTCTCAATAACTGGGCCACACCTAACGCACCGCACCTGCCACCAGGAAGGTCGTCTGAATCTGAGATAAACGAGAACCGCTgcggcaaaaagaaaaaagtttGTGTTTCTCACGGGACCGAATGTCAGGGTCGAGCTGCGGGGGCACTGGTAGTTAGTCTGGACAGGCAGGTGCACACACACCACCGATGATACCTTGGCTTCGTAGGCGACTGTTCTGCGCTGCACGTACACAATGGGTGCTCTTGCCCATTCGCCCAGTTGACTTGATGGCCTACGTGACGATACCCTCTGATACCGAAGACCTTGAGGTGCTGATCAGTGAGATGGTGTCATTGGTGTCTATGCATTCAACACCGCAGGAAATTTGTCCACATTTGGCGCAGAGGTGCTATCTCCTGCCAAGTTTCGGTTTTAGAACTACGAAATAGGAGTGCGAGGAGACCTGCTGGGAAACAGCAGAGGACACGGTTAGACCTGATGACCTTGTGACATAAATCGCCCGGCTCCTGCTTATCAGTGTAAATTAATGTTTCCATGTATACCAGGTAGGCAAGTTGCCGCTTCAAAGCATAAACACAACGATGACGGTGCCATGATCCCACATTTAGCATCTGGCTCTTCCTGAGCCCTTGGTTTCGAGCGACAGCGCAAAGGACACCGGCGAAACTGCCTTGTGACTACCCAAGACCAAGGGTTCATGTAAGAGCCGCATGCGGGAGCAAGGTAACACGATATTGAGCATGGACTAAGCTAGGTATTGGTTCtgtcaccaaccaccacgtGATTACTCTTGTGTTTGGGCTCAACAGATGATAATGTCAGGTGTCGACATAATCCACGTGAACTATTATCCATCCTGTCGATCCAGCTCCATCGTACAGTTGCACCAGTTAtagcaccctccccccaaccccgtctccctcgctccccctctcactccccctccccatctcccacccccgccctctataccttcccccccaaatcccacaCCTCCCCGGCGCCAATATCCCATTCGGATCCAACGCATCCTTCAACCTTTCATTAAACCTCCCCAGcgcccccccaccccacccatACGTACCCGCCACCTGATCCATCAGCACCAAATGCGTCCTATACTCCCCGTACCCCTCCCTCGCAGCCTCATCAACCATATCCCTCAGACACCCCAacgccctctccttctgctccCTGTCATCTCTATCAAAAACAATCTCCACAATCAAATGCATCTCCCTCAGTCCAACAATAAAAGCAGGCATGAAATCAATCCCGTACTTTTCATGAATCCTCTTGCCCAGCTGGAAGAGTTTCGTAGCATCAGCACTACGGATGGGGGAGACAGGGGAAAAGGCAATGTGAGCACCGTTGGGGGCCCAGTTCACCCAGCGGAGTTCGTGGATGTCGGGTGTTCCGGAGGCGATTCTGTCTCGGGACCAGAAATATTCGTcctcggggagggtggaggggtcgatTTTGCGGCAGCCGGGGATTTTGCTGAACTCGgcgtcgatgatggcgagtTTGTAGGAGCGGATGTGGGGCGCGCCGTAGGACATGCCGTAGTAGGCCCAGGTGTGGTCGCCTAccggggaggcggcggcggcggagtgGATTATTTCGGGGGGGATGGTGCCACTGCCGGAGAAGAAGTGTGATTTTGGGAGACCAGAGGCGGCGATGGTTTGGGTTACGTGGCGGAGCTGGGCGACGTTttcgaggatggtggaaaTGCGGAGGGGGCGGATGATTTCCATCTGGtcggaaaagggggaggagggggggttagtTGGGGATATAGGGGTGataggggttgggggagcgTACAAGAGGGCcgaggtcttcttctttgggaAAGGTGTACATCTGTCGAGGTCAATATCTCCTCCCTTTCTGTGCTGTGTGTCGCCACTTACAAAACTCTCATGCCCCCCGGGATTTGGCATCAGCGTCATCCCCATCTTGGTCACAATCCCAAAATTACTCTGCGAAAAAATCCCACTGTTTGTTCCCGTCAGCTTCTTTCACCCCCTCTACCCCCCAGAAAGAACTCACTCAGAATAAGGCCCAAACCCATAAGGAAACACCCCCCAAGtattctcccccccctccgtcaacgcccccatccccgtcctAATCACCTCCCCAGTaggcaacaccacctccaaacccGAATGACAAGCCCAGTGATCCCCATAAGGGGTATACCCAACCCCGCGATCAACCGTATTCCCAATGATGCTCCCCCAAATCAGGCGTGTCAACCCACATGtgctccctcaaccccctcctcccaagctcTTCATACAACCCGTAAAACGACACCCCCGGCTCAACCAAGCAGGTATAATCCTGGGGGTTGATATCCAGTATCTtattcatcctcctccccagatcAACCGTGACCGAACCCCTCACTCGCGGAGCGGCGCCGCCATAGCCCACTGTTTTCGTCAgctcccacccctccgtGATTGTTTTGTTGTGAGAACTTACGGTTTCTCCCCATGGATATAGGAAAAATGGGAACAAGCCATCTGTTAGCCCACTTCACCATCTTGACCACCTCGTCTGTGTTGCCCGGGTAGACAACCGCCCCGGCGACAAactcctcttcatccaaaATGGTCATCATGTCGTGCGTGTTGGGGTGCTCCATGTACCATCCATCTTTCAAAGGTTTATCATTCACCTCGACgttctcctctcccaactcTCGCTTCAGttcctccaacgcctcgaGGAACTGATCGCGGGAAACACCCTGGGGAACCACCGGCACCTCACGACTGCGGGGCTTGGCGGGTTTGGTCCGGCCGGAGAAGACGGCCTCCTTAGCGCGGGTggctttggggaggagataCGGGGGGATGCCGGAGTGGGtcttggggagggtgggaatcggggtggtggcttcgggggtggaggatctGGAGGACATCGTAATGAGCCAGTAGCAACTTGGGAATGGTGAGAAGATGCAGGAAAGTTGGCGACGGCGAGATACCAGAGTTGAAATATATCTCCCAAAGTTCGGTCTACACGGTTAAAATTTCCGCCCACAACCTACCCCGCGACACCTGGCACgcggtcgaggttggggaggattgCTCCGCATCTGCCGGCATAGTACTGCTCTCCGAATAGAACCCCCTCTACTCCCGGCTCCCCGACATGGTTGTGCATGCGGAGAGACGGGATATTCTTTTGGCATGCTTGGTGTGGGGTTCATGAGGGGGAGAGAATCCCTACACTGGTGAGAGGATCGTCGTTACGTACTTGCAGAGCCGCTTGGGGATGTAGCGTGAGGGGTAGCCGCCATTGATTGACTATCGAGGTTTAGCTTGCGTGCACTTCCCCCGACATCAAACGTCAGGCGACCGATCGTGAGCTTATGTTCAGGAGCGTCAGGTGAAAAAGGTCTTTGTGACAGCAAGCTGTAAGCGTCTCATTGGATGTCAATAGTGAATCTACCATACGATGCGATTGCTTTCCCCTCTAGCCCAGCTAGCACTTGTTTCAATCTCAGAACTCTTGACATACTTCGACTCGAATATGCGCCCGTCCCTTGATATATCCAACCTGGTATTTATTCGTTCCCCGTGTCGTCATTCACCTGCTTCAGAGGTATCTCCCAAAACACATGGACCCCATTTTTTTTTAGTGTCCCGGTCCATCCATTCATGATATCATCCTTCATTCTCCCACCTCTGATATCCAGTCAGACTTGAATCTGAACTCTTACTCGGCCAGCGTTTCGACTTTAGGGATGGCCTGACTATGACGTTTGGATCCACTCCTCTGGTACCCAACACCGCCGTCCACCTGTCGAGAAGGTCGGATGTACTCGGCTATCTTCTGAGCTATGCTCGACTGCCGTCTCAACGTTCGTGGCTGGTCAACTTGTGTATGGGGAGGCTTGAAGGCCTCATCCACGCCCAACACCTGAACCGGTTGCACAGTGGGCGCGGTTTCCGCGGCAAATGTATCAAGCTTCGTCAACTCCACACTCGCACCAGTAGCCCAGCTGGGATTTCTTGAATGTCCTTTGTGGCGCAATCGTTGAATCGGCTGCTCGAGCGGCTGTTGGGAGACTTCtgttgggagaggatgggcaAAAGACGAATGCGATCGATTCCCGGTGCCAGTGGACGCAGCATCTCTACTTCTCCGGCTGCTGTTCTTGCTTCTGCCACTGGCGGACGTCCTTCCTCCGACGGCTGTGGTGGCGGCGCTTACATCCGACACCGCACTCGCAAATTGCGTGTGGGGATTGGGATGGACAGTAGGCCGATGGGGATAAGCGGCCTGAGCCGCCGCTGCGCGCTGTGACATCTGGCGCAAGACAACCTCGTGATGTGCGCGTTCTTCGGCTTCAGCTTGGGCAAGAAATAACTCAAAGTCTGTCGATGGCGACGCTCTTGGCTGCCGGGTGTGCTGACTGTGAGAGTGGTGTCTTGTTGGGGTGTGGCTTGCCTGCCGGAGCTCTTTCGGAGCTGGGTCCCAACTCATCGGTGGGGTGCTGATAGGAACTTGGTGGACGGCTGCCGTTTGGGAAACCCGCAACGGATCCTCTACCAGAGTGTAGGAGTATCGTTTTGACTTGGAATCTCTTCTCGCCAGCTCATGTTGGAGGGCCAACTGGGGCGGAGGGTTCACTGCGTCGTCTGTTCTCCTCCCTTCTGACTGTCTTCCCCTACGTGCTTTGAGTCTTGTTGTCCCCTCAGGCAAACTTTGCAACGGGGCAGTTCGCCTGGAGTCAAAGATCCGGTGTCTCTGGCTGCCCACTGGCAACACTGGCATGCGCGAAAAGTCCGAGGCGGCATGCTTGGGCTCGTAGACAAACTTTTGCTTTGGTTCCTCAATTGCCTCCAAAGCGGGAGGAGCCGATTTCTGCCATGACTTGAAGCGGTCCCGGAAGCTCGCCTTCTTTCTGAGTTGGGGCCGTGGGGGTTGGCTCGCCATTGTGAGTGTGGCAAATGCGTCTAATGGATTTGGAGAAGATGCACTGGGAATGTTGTGATGCGGCTGGAGGGTTATTGTCTTGCTGGGATTGGATATTGTTGAAGTTGTGTTTGGCGTagtacacacacacacacacacagagagagagagagagagagagagagagagggctTGGTGGAAAAATATAAGGTCACGCCTCATAAGTTGTGACGTCGTGATGGTGCTAGCGACTACTGTGGTTTGGAGAGAAGGCCATCTTCCTTTTATAGGTATTTGAGGTATGTTGAAGAGAGTGGGGGCACAAAGGGCCGGAGTGGTCGCGGTTGGGTGTGAGGGGACTACTAAaagaagcagaaaaaaaaagaaggctcTGTGCCGCCGGCCACAGCCCCTGGTTAAGGATGCCCATGGGGACGTCTTGCGTGACGTCGGGAGGGTCActctgatggtggtggattaCCCTCTGCCGGCTAATCATCGATCGGGTGCCTGGGCAGCTTGGATTGACCCAGAAACCCTGCTCCCGAAGTAGCCTGCCGTCCAAACCTTGTTTTGTCTGCATTGGCCGTCTTGGCCACATGAGACAATCGCAAATAGTGGATGCAACGATATAGTCAGGAGAATTCAAGACACACATGTCAATACTTGCTTGGGCTGGATCAAAGAGACAATCCTCTTGTGTCTTGTTGATGTTCGAGACTTGTCAAAGGCCACCCTCCTTGCTGGCATGTTTGCCTCTGAGGCGTCATATTCGGTTGCTGCACCTGACCCAGCCTGGTGTACTTTTTCGGATCTCAACCCCACAAAAAGGTGAGAGAAATACCGACAAATCAGATGGGCACCCAGGGAATCTTTGCATTCTGGAGATGGCGTCGCAGCCGGCCAGCGAATGGGAGGCCAGAAGGGCAGGACACCACATGCGAGGGGAAGTAGGGGGTTGCATCGGCTTGGGAATACCTGCATCTGACAGGTCCTGGCACAACAGCCTTCATATCGACCAGAAATGAACAGAGATGAGAAATAGTGGCAGGTCGGCGCCAGTAACCGCTCGTTTGTGAACTCGAGAAGATCCAGTTCGGCTCGTTCAAGCTACAGCGACGCTAAGTGAGCAACGGGTGCGTCCAGAAACCATCACAACTCGGCAGCTCGTGACCGTGAGGGACGGattgcgggggaggggaaagatCGTCAGCAGGGCGTCAAGCCACCCAACTGGTAGGGGTTCAAGAGATGTTCAGTGCTGGTCCCTGCTCGATGCGGCTAGTGTATATGAAACCACAGCTGTGCTACCTCACCAATATGCATGCTTGTCAGCAAATGCCGTCTCGAAGCGAGCACAACTTTGATTGTATTTCCCGGACAGGGACGGCACACGTGTTGCAAAGTGAGAAGTCAGACAAATTCCTCGGTCCACTTGGCTTGTAGTCGCCTCAGAGGCCAAGCCATGCCAAAGGGAATCCTTCAAAGCTTGATGAAGCTTGTCTGGCTTGTCAATGCTTGTCCTCTCGGTGTTCGAGCTGAACCGACGGCCTCGCAGCTCGATGGGGGATGGTGTCTTCAGAGTTTGGTGCTGAATTCGACTGCTTTGAAGGTCGTTGGTGGGCAATGCCGAGTTTCCAGCGCTGACCAGAACGTGGAAGGTGGCAAGGCAATGTCAACGGGGGAAGCACCAGCCATTCAGGAGGCAACATGGGCCGGATCCAAATCGGGCTGAACGGCGTGGGTGTGAGGCCCCTGTCGGTCTGTTGCATCGATATCTGTTGGTCGGTGTGTGGCGCAACGCGATGATGGAAAAATGACGGGAACAACCAGATTGTCGAGTTCGTTTTTGGCTCTGTGACTCGACCGGGCCTATGCAAGCGGAGTTGCGTCAGAAACTGGTGGCTTTTTGATGGCGCTCGCCCGCAGGCGCCGCTGAGTATGGTTCGCTGCCGGACGGTGAGCTCATCGAAAGAGGGTGGCGGTCATCCAAATGCGGCGACTGCTTGCAGACTGGCAATATTCGGCAGTCCTGACTCGTGTTTTTCGACTTTTCATGATGCGCGGTTTAGGAACCGCCGAGACTCTTCCCTTGTTGTTGGGCTTCTGTGTGATGAACAAGCAATGAAGCTGAGAATGTGGAGGTTTTTTTTATTCAGCAAAAGGTGGCTGGTCAGTGCGCTCGCGACGCTAGGGAGCGGGGGCGGCAGCTCCACACTCCAGGCGTGCCAAGCCAATCAACGCAGAGGTGGGGTTTTCAGGAACAACGGGAGTTAGCTGTACGGCCGGAAGAGATATTTTCCTCCGATTTGTGAACTGGTGGTCCCTTTTAAAGCAGTCCGGGTGTCAATGGCCTCGTTGAGGCAGTGAACGGGCAGTGAAGATGTGTTTTAGAGGCCAACAGCCAACTGCGGGGACCCCAGTTGGGCTTAGCCAGTTGACAGTTCGATGGTGTCAACTTTTCAATTCACAGTGAACTGCTCTTGACAGAAAGGCCGGCCGACACCGAGAGTCCACCGTAGACCGAACCAGACGCCGCTACGTGCGCAGTTGaacaaaacatcaaaccCTGCATGCGGAGCGTCGATAGAGCCGGTTTGATACGAGGTGCAGTCCGATTAAGCTCGATTCCCCACTGAGCGGGAGATCTCCACTTGGTGTCCAGCGATCATGGATTCATGGATTCAAGGGAGCCCTGACATTCAGACACGACCCGCACATTCGGCCGTTCAGACGTCAACGGTAGACAGCTCAATGGGCCGATAGCTGAAATCTCTATTGTGACAGCTTTTGATATCACAACTCATAAACAGGAATATTTCGAAACGTGCGCGGCCTAGCCAATCCATACAATATTTTCGCGCGTCGAATCCTCTAGACTCCGGTCCAGTTCGGGTCGTACAATCCAGAGTCGGAACACAGCCCAGACCGGGTAGCGGGAAACACCCGGACTGGGCAATGTGTAAGACACTATCGAGGCCAAGAGACGGCTCGTCCAAGAGTAAGGACATACATAAACAACACAAAAAGGTCCAGATCGACACTTCTGCTTTGGGATCTCACAATGCATTCTTTCCTCGTGTTGGAGAGAATCCTCCGGGTGTCGGGCCGTGTTCATAGGCCTCCAGCGCGGCAACCTCCCAGCCCGCCACAAGCGCTACCCGGAATCTCGGCACAGTCTTGGCCCCCAAGAAAGCAAGGCGATGATCTGCTGCTGTGTTCGAGCACAGCGTCAACTAAAACTCTGATATTCAGCCTTGTGTGGTTGGTTCGGCGTGGTGAGGGAGCCCAAGATGTCCTGATGATAGGTTGCTGAGTCAAAAGACGTGCTCAAACAATATTCGAAGCTGcctgaggagggtgggtaGACAAGCTCTTTCACCCTTCCAGATCTCTTTCCTTCAGCAGTTCTTTCAGGTCAAAGACGATTTCCACCATGATCGCCTCTTTACAGGGATGCCCCTTGGCGGTCTCAAATCTTGTGCGAGCTGCGACGACCATATTTCGCTGCTGGTCGTAATGGGGCCATTCCTCAGGTTTGTCAAGTACCATTTCATCCCCCTTTACAATCCACTTGTGTTCCAAGTCGGGCCCAGAAATTCGCCTTTCCAGGTCCAAAATCCGACATGTCCAATTACGAGTTGAACAGTCCAGTGCGAGATAGATACCTACGATCTCGATTTCCTCCAAGAAGCCAGGCTTGCATCTCCCCGCCATTTCGTGTGAGTAAACAAGCAGGCCTCTGGTGACGTTTCCGCGgttctcctccatcttctctctTGTGCTCGTCGGAGGGGTTGCGGAAGGCATGAAGAAGCTGATGTTTGGATAGAGGTCTCCCTTAGGGAACGAGTCCAAGTACCGGTAGGATCCCATTCCCCGTGGAAATGCGATCATGAACCCCCGATCAGGTATCTTCATGGATGGCCCCACGTCGATAACCTCAAAGCCCTTCATCGCCTCGTCCATCTCAGTACCATATAAAGGGTAGATTCGAGAGAAGTAGGTGACGAGGATATCCGTGTCTTTCCGAGTTGTCAAATCTTGTATCTCAAGGGGCGTGGTTTTCGCAATAGTGGAGGTGCTCTCTGCCAATGCTGTGTTGCTATCACTGTCACTACCCCCGACTTCAGGCGTAGAGTCGCTGTGTTTTGACCGCAATGTCCCCTGATTGCCTACCAAGTCTACTCCCAAGCTAATGAGTGTAACCGGCGCGCGAGCCCGCATGAACTTCTTGTCCCTACCGAGAAGCGGGAGGCAAGTGATTGACCGTGCCCTGACATCTTCCTGGGCCCAGTGTAGCTCCACACAGTTCAACACAGCCAACACCCAGTAGGGGGACATGGTGTAAATCAAAGGCGTAGTCAGTGATAACCCAGCATTGGACATAGTGAAAGGTGGTGTCAGCTTGGGCGCAAAGCTGGGTCGCACTCCTCCTTGGGAGGCAAAGTCACTCGGGTGGTGGGCGAGTAGCGTATTGTCGGATGAATCGGTGTTGAAGGCAAGGATGCTTTGGTCGTCAGACACCTTGATAATTTCCTCCTGAAGCCTCCTAAACGCGTTTTGACTTCCTTCCCCGTAGAGTAATGGCATGCTGATTCCGAAAATGCCGAGCAATGAATATGTgatgtcctcctcccgcgTCGTCACTCTTCGAGAAGCCCAACTCATCCGTTGTGCGACGCTGCAGACAGCGACCCGCCTGGTACCTCTCAAACAGCTTTCGTCAATCCCTGTGATTTCGCGAATAAGAACTGCCAACGCCTGCTTGGTTCCCATCTGCACCCATTCTCTTGTGTAGAATACGATATTAGACGGCGCTAGAAGCTCTTGTAGGGTCCAGCCGCGTGTAAACCACCGAGACCGACGAAACAAGGTCAATACATCCAGGTTACTTTCCCTTGACGGTATCCTAACGTCTGACAGGTAGACATAGCAGACTTGGGCGTTTTCGTACCACGCATACATCGAATTGATGGCCTCAGACAGCTCGGCCGAGCTCGTTTTGTCAATGCAGACAGTATCTGCCCATAAGTAGCCGAGCCCGTTCTCCCGTGCGCGTTTACACGCTGCGTAGATCTTTTCGAAGCCTAGATGCTTGAACTTTCGTATTCTTGTTACACGTTTGGTCCACTGCTGGAAGCTGGCTTCTGTTGCTTCCCAGGTATGAGATAGAATGGCGTACGGGGGTATATAGGTTCCGTAAAATTCCTCAATCTGAAGGCTAGACACATTGATGAGTCGCATATCGTAGGCATTCCGTCCTGGCCTTAGTGATTGAATATGGACGGATGATGGACATAATGGGATTGACGCGCTTCAGGAGGCGCCTCCGTTGAGGTGACATCGGCGAGCGGGGGCGCTGCCAAGGTGCGGCTTCATTGGCTGCGTGTTGACAGGATTGGAAGAATTGTTAGATACAAGCGGTAGGAAGGCCAGAAACATCTGTCAAACTCTCTGATTGTTAAGACTTGCTTGCAATATCTCTTGATGATCATAACTTGGCTCGCAATCCAGAGCCTAGGCGCCAGCTTTCTACGTCCTCCATCTTGTAAACCTCATAAGCTGGCTCCTCGTATGGGTGTGCCCTATCGGTTGCGTTAGCTGACATGGCAATTCAAGAgacatcatctccaacacaTACTTCTTCAGAGCTTCCACGGCGCGTTTGGCCACGGCCTTTCCCACACACAGTGTCTCAACCcgagcctcttcttcctcagcgAGTACGTTGATTTTTCCCTTGTAAGGTTTGGCACCGTGTCCCGGTTTGAACTGTCCAGTTCCCAATGCTGTCCAGCAACATTCTGTGTAATTGCCAGCTCCGGGATAACGGCCtgccccagcagcaaagacGGCGTCTTTGCAAATTCGAAGGTGGGAGGTTGGGACGTAGAAGACGAGTTTGTACTGAGGGTTTCTGCTGGAACGAAATAGAAACGATGTCATTTTTGCACTTGAAATGAACGTTGTTTGTACAGCAGGAACTTGGTTTTTGTCTCAGCAGCTTAGGGTGGGCGAAGAAAAGAGAATGTCACGGTGGAAAATGCGGGGCAGAGTTGCGTGGAGACACATCGCGATGGCCCAAGAGAGaggaccctaaccctgagatgctggtggtgatcaCCAGCCAAAGAGTCCCATGCTCAGAAGACAGTTTAGATTTGGTAAAAATTGCTGAAACCGCCGGATGGGGGACACACATCGTCTGGAAATGATACAATACATTCAATGAGTAAGGCCCGGCCTATGAGAACTCGATCAATTCCACATATTTACATCTCATAACCATGGGCATAAATGACTTTCTTAGAACTTAACCCAGAAATTCTAAATCTCTACGGTGGTAGGGTGCATTGTGAGATATGAAGGCATAAGCTGGGGCAAAGTCTCTCGAAAATCTGTGGTAGCGTCTGTCCTGAGCTAGGACGGGATCCAGCATAAGGTCCCCAGAACCCTTCTCATGGATAGGCGCAACACCCACTGCCTTGACATTGGCGAGATGCAAGATGCAAGCCCCAGAGGAACGTAGTTCCAAACTATTTCCATCTGAATATATCACGTCCCACGTGAAAAAGCTTGCACTGTGCTCGAAGCAATCTGGAATAAAAGAGCACTCTGCCCATCGAAATTCTCCGCCATTTTCTCAATTTTCATCTCCCTCTCGGCTTCTCTTTCTCACTTTGTGAATCCGTCCTCAAAGTCGTGTAGCATGTCGATTCAGAGCTCAAATTGGCAGACCCCGGCGGAGAAGCGCAAGAGCCTTCTTGCCAGTATACGCGACGATTGGAAGCTCTCACCAGAGGACCTAGTGAAAGCAAAAAGCCAGCGCGACATCACCGGTGTAGTGCCAGAGCACTTGGAAGCCGCCGAAGCGTCGATCTTAGCCAAAAACGCCCCAGATATTGTCAGTCACGTGAAAGACGGGACCTACAGTGCTCTACAGGTCACCACGGCCTTTTGTAAGGCCCCAGCCATTGCCTACCAAGTTGTAAGCCTTCCACATACCTCGTCTTTCTCTCCAGAGAGATAGAAGTACAGGTATGCTAACGTGCCCTGATTTTTCGTAAGGCGACTGTCTTCATGAACTCTTCTTTGACCAGGCCTTGGAACGTGCCAAGGCTCTCCACGCTGGTTTCAAGGAGACAGGAACGGTCTCTGGACCTCTCTACGGCCTTCCCATCAGTTTGAAGGACCAGTTTCACATCAAAGACGTCTATACGACTATGGGttaggttggatgaccaggaaatGGCCCACCCACAGAGGTGGCCCACATTGGCTTAAACTTACCAGTGCCATTTTCCACACtaaaccctcaacaaccctggacCTCCGAAAGCCCCCCCAAACTTTATATTCCACCCCCAGAGGTCAAAAATGGaccatttctttttctttcttttgctccAGGTACCCATCAATGGCCAAATATACCGAGGATATCGCAAATGCCGAACAAGACATTTTTGCTGGTATAAGCTAGCGTAAAGCGTCCCACAAGCACGGGGTTCCACATTCTACACTAAGGCACCGTATCTTAGGAACCTaggtatgacgaacccctatccagaacctctgacagggataccggttgaaggctgcttctgaatactcctggttcggtacagctaaatagtgtacgacaagatgtctcaatgtaatcacgagatactgtaactacaacttgaattgcatactgcggaactgtctatctacaccggccagttcctccgtatatatagatcaggggaccgtggaccgttgacccacagacggtcctcggtcctctccggattggccgacACTGGACggtggaccgtgagacccaccacggtccccggtacccaccttattggtccgttccgtcctactggaccgtgagccccgctcgatcgtacggtccagccctgattggtccggtgtgccccactgtctcccaaaaccgtgacaccTATCCTAAAaaatttactttaatataataatctaGGTCCTTTATTCTATTTAACGTATATagactttttattatttttattaaagactttataattaaattattttttccttaacgttttattatttttattttattataattatatttatttttaagtttaatttagttaataataaaatataagTTAAAAAACTTATTAATATTCTCCGGAGTAATTTCgttaactttaatataattaatttttttacttacttttattttaatattaaaataacgGCTAATAAAGCGAATTACTTAATACTTCCTAATGGAGTAAATATCGGCTTATT
The window above is part of the Podospora bellae-mahoneyi strain CBS 112042 chromosome 3, whole genome shotgun sequence genome. Proteins encoded here:
- a CDS encoding hypothetical protein (EggNog:ENOG503NTYP; COG:I; COG:J; COG:T): MSIQSSNWQTPAEKRKSLLASIRDDWKLSPEDLVKAKSQRDITGVVPEHLEAAEASILAKNAPDIVSHVKDGTYSALQVTTAFCDCLHELFFDQALERAKALHAGFKETGTVSGPLYGLPISLKDQFHIKDVYTTMG
- a CDS encoding hypothetical protein (EggNog:ENOG503NZ3K; COG:S), translated to MRLINVSSLQIEEFYGTYIPPYAILSHTWEATEASFQQWTKRVTRIRKFKHLGFEKIYAACKRARENGLGYLWADTVCIDKTSSAELSEAINSMYAWYENAQVCYVYLSDVRIPSRESNLDVLTLFRRSRWFTRGWTLQELLAPSNIVFYTREWVQMGTKQALAVLIREITGIDESCLRGTRRVAVCSVAQRMSWASRRVTTREEDITYSLLGIFGISMPLLYGEGSQNAFRRLQEEIIKVSDDQSILAFNTDSSDNTLLAHHPSDFASQGGVRPSFAPKLTPPFTMSNAGLSLTTPLIYTMSPYWVLAVLNCVELHWAQEDVRARSITCLPLLGRDKKFMRARAPVTLISLGVDLVGNQGTLRSKHSDSTPEVGGSDSDSNTALAESTSTIAKTTPLEIQDLTTRKDTDILVTYFSRIYPLYGTEMDEAMKGFEVIDVGPSMKIPDRGFMIAFPRGMGSYRYLDSFPKGDLYPNISFFMPSATPPTSTREKMEENRGNVTRGLLVYSHEMAGRCKPGFLEEIEIVGIYLALDCSTRNWTCRILDLERRISGPDLEHKWIVKGDEMVLDKPEEWPHYDQQRNMVVAARTRFETAKGHPCKEAIMVEIVFDLKELLKERDLEG
- a CDS encoding hypothetical protein (EggNog:ENOG503P44F; COG:S), with the protein product MTSFLFRSSRNPQYKLVFYVPTSHLRICKDAVFAAGAGRYPGAGNYTECCWTALGTGQFKPGHGAKPYKGKINVLAEEEEARVETLCVGKAVAKRAVEALKKAHPYEEPAYEVYKMEDVESWRLGSGLRAKL
- a CDS encoding hypothetical protein (EggNog:ENOG503PWN8), with the translated sequence MRRDLIFFHQALSLSLSLSLSVCVCVCTTPNTTSTISNPSKTITLQPHHNIPSASSPNPLDAFATLTMASQPPRPQLRKKASFRDRFKSWQKSAPPALEAIEEPKQKFVYEPKHAASDFSRMPVLPVGSQRHRIFDSRRTAPLQSLPEGTTRLKARRGRQSEGRRTDDAVNPPPQLALQHELARRDSKSKRYSYTLVEDPLRVSQTAAVHQVPISTPPMSWDPAPKELRQASHTPTRHHSHSQHTRQPRASPSTDFELFLAQAEAEERAHHEVVLRQMSQRAAAAQAAYPHRPTVHPNPHTQFASAVSDVSAATTAVGGRTSASGRSKNSSRRSRDAASTGTGNRSHSSFAHPLPTEVSQQPLEQPIQRLRHKGHSRNPSWATGASVELTKLDTFAAETAPTVQPVQVLGVDEAFKPPHTQVDQPRTLRRQSSIAQKIAEYIRPSRQVDGGVGYQRSGSKRHSQAIPKVETLAE
- a CDS encoding hypothetical protein (EggNog:ENOG503NZZV; COG:C) translates to MSSRSSTPEATTPIPTLPKTHSGIPPYLLPKATRAKEAVFSGRTKPAKPRSREVPVVPQGVSRDQFLEALEELKRELGEENVEVNDKPLKDGWYMEHPNTHDMMTILDEEEFVAGAVVYPGNTDEVVKMVKWANRWLVPIFPISMGRNLGYGGAAPRVRGSVTVDLGRRMNKILDINPQDYTCLVEPGVSFYGLYEELGRRGLREHMWVDTPDLGEHHWEYG
- a CDS encoding hypothetical protein (CAZy:AA4; EggNog:ENOG503NZZV; COG:C), with amino-acid sequence MGALTEGGENTWGVFPYGFGPYSDGIFSQSNFGIVTKMGMTLMPNPGGHESFMEIIRPLRISTILENVAQLRHVTQTIAASGLPKSHFFSGSGTIPPEIIHSAAAASPVGDHTWAYYGMSYGAPHIRSYKLAIIDAEFSKIPGCRKIDPSTLPEDEYFWSRDRIASGTPDIHELRWVNWAPNGAHIAFSPVSPIRSADATKLFQLGKRIHEKYGIDFMPAFIVGLREMHLIVEIVFDRDDREQKERALGCLRDMVDEAAREGYGEYRTHLVLMDQVAGTYGWGGGALGRFNERLKDALDPNGILAPGRCGIWGGRYRGRGWEMGRGSERGSEGDGVGGRVL